One segment of Primulina tabacum isolate GXHZ01 chromosome 14, ASM2559414v2, whole genome shotgun sequence DNA contains the following:
- the LOC142524923 gene encoding WRKY transcription factor 55, with protein sequence MEETLPLLYHGCKLAKDLEKNLPNLENNPEIILRSSEEIISVFSRIKDKISLEQMRGIVGESQELQQQLGHDIGVGIRQWLKSSGAVFSGLHQATPSVTFHEYVHEHESTSSRMIKGMQLQKEEPDIAFRDIVGSSGGRASGEMQLLINASDSNRILPRQRKRKDSGSDKIVKRVAAPIMGNLELPPEDGYTWRKYGQKEIMGSTYPRSYYRCTHQKFYDCPAKKQVQRLNNDPFIFEVTYRGTHTCHMSSTAPSAAASLPEQGPTSFIDTTATGIQLQPPFSTSLPATTHWLSMQVFQDLRGVSVGSAVASSDTAVAGVDSRGGAGPSAVRFHDYQLPVVDMADAMFNSNSSSSNSMDLIFSDHKWDSEEKKD encoded by the exons ATGGAGGAAACCTTGCCGTTATTGTATCATGGGTGCAAGTTGGCGAAAGATCTCGAAAAAAACCTGCCAAATTTAGAGAATAATCCAGAAATCATCCTGAGATCATCTGAAGAAATAATTTCTGTTTTCAGTAGAATCAAAGATAAAATTTCTCTGGAGCAAATGAGAGGTATTGTTGGGGAGTCCCAAGAGCTGCAGCAACAACTTGGACATGACATTGGCGTTGGGATTCGGCAGTGGCTGAAATCCAGCGGGGCTGTCTTCTCCGGTCTCCATCAGGCGACTCCGAGCGTTACGTTCCACGAATACGTACATGAGCACGAGAGTACTAGTAGCAGAATGATCAAAGGGATGCAGCTCCAGAAAGAAGAACCTGATATTGCATTCAGGGATATCGTGGGAAGTTCCGGGGGCCGGGCGAGTGGCGAAATGCAACTATTGATTAATGCTTCGGATTCCAACCGAATTTTGCCTAGACAAAGAAAGAG AAAGGATAGTGGAAGTGACAAAATAGTGAAGAGGGTGGCCGCGCCGATAATGGGAAATCTTGAACTTCCGCCCGAGGATGGCTATACTTGGAGAAAATATGGTCAAAAAGAAATCATGGGATCCACTTATCCAAG GAGTTACTATAGATGCACACACCAAAAATTCTACGACTGCCCCGCCAAGAAACAAGTCCAACGATTAAACAATGATCCCTTCATATTCGAGGTCACATATCGAGGTACCCACACCTGCCACATGTCCTCCACCGCCCCCTCCGCCGCCGCATCACTGCCGGAGCAAGGGCCAACGTCGTTCATCGACACCACCGCCACCGGCATTCAGCTACAACCGCCCTTTTCTACATCTTTGCCGGCAACGACCCACTGGCTCTCCATGCAAGTCTTTCAAGATCTTCGCGGCGTTTCTGTTGGCTCCGCAGTCGCTAGCAGCGACACCGCAGTTGCAGGTGTGGACAGCCGCGGCGGTGCGGGGCCGTCTGCGGTAAGGTTTCATGACTACCAGCTGCCGGTGGTGGATATGGCGGATGCGATGTTTAATTCTAACAgtagcagcagcaacagcatgGATCTTATCTTCTCCGATCACAAGTGGGATTcagaagaaaagaaagattaA